One part of the Hippoglossus hippoglossus isolate fHipHip1 chromosome 11, fHipHip1.pri, whole genome shotgun sequence genome encodes these proteins:
- the cited4a gene encoding cbp/p300-interacting transactivator 4a has product MAEHMMMPISHSFRMGMNGPPQHNGQPGLRSLPNGQVMHYSRNPQNNMEAAMRQRSGMVGPGGMGGPVNGAPMANHHHQMMSGNMMYNGQGPQQQQQHHHHHMHPQQQQQQQQQQQQQQQQQQQQQQQQQQPQQQQQGGHAQQYIPGNLTSQQLMASMHLQKLNTQYHGHPLSTVNGHHMPNGAQYRMGQAQLSGMQHIGGPLGPNGMDMDLIDEEVLTSLVLEFGLDRVQELPELFLGQNEFDFISDFVCKQQPSTVSC; this is encoded by the coding sequence ATGGCCGAACACATGATGATGCCCATCAGCCACAGCTTCAGGATGGGCATGAATGGACCTCCACAGCACAATGGTCAGCCTGGCCTGCGCAGTCTGCCCAATGGCCAAGTGATGCACTACAGCAGGAACCCTCAGAACAACATGGAGGCTGCCATGAGACAGAGGTCAGGCATGGTGGGACCTGGAGGTATGGGCGGGCCTGTGAACGGCGCTCCAATggccaaccaccaccaccagatGATGTCTGGAAACATGATGTACAATGGGCAGGggccacagcaacagcagcagcaccaccaccaccacatgcacccccagcagcagcagcagcagcagcagcagcaacagcagcagcagcagcaacagcagcagcagcagcagcagcagcagcagccacagcagcaacagcagggTGGCCACGCTCAGCAGTACATCCCTGGTAACCTCACCTCCCAGCAGCTCATGGCGAGCATGCACCTGCAGAAACTCAACACTCAATATCATGGACACCCGCTCAGCACGGTCAACGGACACCACATGCCCAATGGTGCACAGTACCGGATGGGTCAGGCCCAGCTATCGGGCATGCAGCACATTGGCGGCCCTTTGGGGCCGAATGGCATGGACATGGATCTGATTGACGAGGAGGTTCTGACCTCACTGGTGCTGGAGTTTGGGTTGGACCGCGTTCAGGAGCTGCCCGAGCTCTTCCTTGGACAGAATGAGTTTGACTTCATTTCGGACTTTGTGTGCAAACAGCAGCCGAGCACGGTGAGCTGTTGA